The DNA region AAGACGCTGAAATTGGTGAGCCCCTCGGCCTGGGCCTGCTTGAGGGCCACGGCGGTGGGCGGGGTGGTGGTCTCGAAACCGATGGCGAAAAAGACCACCTGACGCCCGGGGTTGGAGCGGGCAATGGCCAGGGCGTCCTGGGTCGAATAGATCATGCGGATGTCGGCGCCCCCAGCCTTGGCCTTGAGCAGGCTGTGGCGGTGGGAGGCCGGGACCCGCATCAGGTCGGCGTAGGTGCAGAGGGTCAGGCCATGGCGCTCGGTCATGGCGATGGCCTGGTCGATCCGGGCGGTGGGCAGGACGCAGACCGGGCAGCCGGGGCCATGGACGAAGCGGACGTTGGCCGGCATCAGGTCCTGGACGCCATAGCGGAAGATGGCGTGGGTGTGGCCGCCGCAGAACTCCATGAGACGGTAGGTCCGGTCCCTGGTGGCCTCCTGGGCGATGGTGGTGGCGAGGCCCCGGGCCAGGTCCCGATCGCGGAACTCATCGATGAATTTCATGCCGGTGCCAGGCCCCCCGCGGCGGCGATCAGGGCCAGGGTGCGTTCGGCCTCCTCGGGGCTGATGCGGCCCAGGGCATAGCCGACGTGGACCAGGACATAGTCCCCCACTTCGGTGTTCTCGACCAGGGCCAGGGAGATCTCCTTGGTGACGGCACCCAGGGCGACGGTGGCTATGTCGGTGGCGGGATCGATGGCGATGACGCGGGCGGGGACGGCCAGGCACATGGGGGCGGGACCCGAAAAGTCGATTCAGTCAAGGCGCACATCATACGCCACGCAGGGGTCCAGGGCGGTCACGAAGAGCCCGGCGATTCGGCGCAGGGTTTCATCGTCCGCGTCCGGCAGGGTCGCCAAGCCCAGCGCCGCCGCGCCCTGGGGATGGAAGTTCCACTCGGTGGGGGCCAGGATGCGGTAGTCCACCACCCGGCCAGCCTGGATGGCGATCCGATGCACCAGCAGGCCCCGGGCCGCCTGAACCTGGGCCAGGCCCACGCCGCCCTCCCCCTCCTCCCTATCACCGGGGCTATCCCCGCCAGCCTCCAAGGCGGCCAGTCGCGCGGGTAGCCCGGCCAGGATCACGGCCAACTCGACCAATTGAGCCGTAAGGCGCGTCAGCAGGCCATTTCCCTGCTTCCGGGTCAGGTCGGCGACCAGGGCCTGATTAAGCTGGCGAGTGAAGGGGGAGGATTCCGCCGGGGCGCCGGCCCAGAGGGGCCTGGCGATGAAGTCTTCGGCCTCCGGTCCGCCCAGACGTGCCTCCAGGGCGGCGCTGGACAGGGCCGGCAGGGCCGGCACGGTTGAACGACCGACGGCACTCCAGCCCTGGCTTGCGACCAGACGCAGCAGTCGCGCGGCGGGGGTGTCGGTGGTTGCGGCCCAGTGGCCCAGCTCCGCGGCGGTGGTGTTCGCGGCGAGCCAGCCACGGGGGGCTTGGCCCAGTACCTGCCCCATGGCGACATCCGCCAGGACCGTCAGGGCTACCGCGGCACCCGCCAGGTCCGGCTGGAAGCTTGGGGTACCCAGCACCAGCGGATCACCGCCCGCCGCCAGGGCCGAGCGCAGTTGACCGCAGGCGCCCATGACCCGGGCCATGGCCGGCCCCCGTGGCCCCTCGCCGAGAAAGCCCGGCCAGTCCAGGAGCAGGCGCCAGAGGTGCTCCCGGGCCGTCTCTACCTCCACCAACAAGCCGCGCGTCCGCGAGAGGGTATCGCTGGGAGTCTGGCCCAGAGCCACCTCACAGGCCGAGACGCAGGCAACGGCCTGGGCGGTGGCGCAGACGCTGAAGAGGCTGGGGAGCGTCGCGGCCGTCTCCATTGGGCTCTTGCCGATGAAGACCCGGCTGGCGCCGACGAGGCGCGAGGATGCGATGTCGACCGCCAACCCTTCCGGGCGACGAAGCAGGTGAATCTGGAGACGGCCCGAGAGATCGTTCATGGGGATAAAATCGCGGCAAGTGTGCCAGGGTGAACAAGTTTCTGGGAGAATGCGCCCATCCTAAAGATCCCGTCCCGTGGCATCACCAGGAGGGATCCGCCGCCGGGAGCCTCCGGGGGACAACCCCAGGGATCACCCCAAGGGAACCATTCACAGCCAAGGTGGAGTCATGCTGACCAAACAACAACTTGATAAATATCGCGAAGACATCGTCTTCGAGACCCAACTGGTAGGCCGCCCCTTTGTTTTCCGCTCCACCTGGGGCCTCTTCTCGCCGCGCGAGATCGACGAGGGTACCCGCTTGTTGCTCCAGCATGTCGAGGTGGGACCGGACGACAACTGCCTGGATCTCGGCTGTGGCTACGGTCCCATCGGCCTGGCCCTGGCGGCGCTTGCCCCCGGCGGGCGGACGCTGATGGTGGACAAGGACTTCGTCGCCGTCGAGTTCAGCAACCGCAATGTCGCCTTCAATCGCCTGCCCAACGCCCGCGCCCAGTTGAGCGATGGCTTTCGCCACATCGATCCCACTCTGCGCTTTGATGTCATCGCGAGCAACATCCCCGCCAAGGTCGGCAAGGAGGCCCTGAGCCTCTATCTGCACGACGCCCGCCAGTGGCTCAATCCCGGTGGCCGCCTCTACGTGGTCACCATCAACGGGCTGCGCGAGTTCATGAAGCGCAATCTGACCGAGGTGTTTGGTAATTACGACAAGCTTAAGCAGGGCGCCCACTACACGGTCGCCCTGGCTGTCAGGGACTGAGACCGCCAGGGTTCATGCTCTGATCAGACCCGAGGGTGGTCCCAGAGGGATGATCTCTGGGGAATGACCGAGCGGGGACCGGCCTGACCCGATTCCCCGGCGCCCGGCCAGCATGGGCTCGAACGCCAGGGCGGAGGGAGAAACTCAGGGTTGATAATATTGCTTAAACTC from Chromatiaceae bacterium includes:
- a CDS encoding HypC/HybG/HupF family hydrogenase formation chaperone, whose protein sequence is MCLAVPARVIAIDPATDIATVALGAVTKEISLALVENTEVGDYVLVHVGYALGRISPEEAERTLALIAAAGGLAPA
- a CDS encoding nickel-dependent hydrogenase large subunit; translated protein: MNDLSGRLQIHLLRRPEGLAVDIASSRLVGASRVFIGKSPMETAATLPSLFSVCATAQAVACVSACEVALGQTPSDTLSRTRGLLVEVETAREHLWRLLLDWPGFLGEGPRGPAMARVMGACGQLRSALAAGGDPLVLGTPSFQPDLAGAAVALTVLADVAMGQVLGQAPRGWLAANTTAAELGHWAATTDTPAARLLRLVASQGWSAVGRSTVPALPALSSAALEARLGGPEAEDFIARPLWAGAPAESSPFTRQLNQALVADLTRKQGNGLLTRLTAQLVELAVILAGLPARLAALEAGGDSPGDREEGEGGVGLAQVQAARGLLVHRIAIQAGRVVDYRILAPTEWNFHPQGAAALGLATLPDADDETLRRIAGLFVTALDPCVAYDVRLD
- a CDS encoding methyltransferase, which gives rise to MLTKQQLDKYREDIVFETQLVGRPFVFRSTWGLFSPREIDEGTRLLLQHVEVGPDDNCLDLGCGYGPIGLALAALAPGGRTLMVDKDFVAVEFSNRNVAFNRLPNARAQLSDGFRHIDPTLRFDVIASNIPAKVGKEALSLYLHDARQWLNPGGRLYVVTINGLREFMKRNLTEVFGNYDKLKQGAHYTVALAVRD